In the genome of Opitutia bacterium, one region contains:
- a CDS encoding glycoside hydrolase yields MKARLALGCFALFASTLPFAFAAPLDSWPEPTRENKPWVRWWWPGNAVDEPNLTRELESFAAAGLGGVEITPIYGARGYEARYVDFLSPRWLQLVEHTGREAKRLGLGVDMATGTGWPFGGPGVSLVDAAQKLVLKDNRLAGEPTGMQVKRAAPGGAGNVVDPFSTAALDRYLAPFGAAFAQFPRELLRGQFHDSFEYYSASWTPAVAERFRAMHGYDANDFAAELLDQKPCAPDQLARLKADYRATLAQLHLEYLQAWSKWSHERGWVIRNQSHGAPANLLDLYATADIPETEVFGSTPFPIPGLRRVVAELRNDQDLPDSLVIRVASSAAHVAGRKLVSSETLTWLREHWKEAPSMMKPEIDRLFVDGVNHIVYHGTAYSPADAPWPGWLFYASTEFNDRNPLWPDLAGLNTYVARVQSVLQAGAPDTDVLLYWPVHDVWHDAGKLINQLGVHDVSWLGKSPTGQLAQAFQRHGVMFDYISDAQLAATTTAEGNNHLLRTPGGNTSRVLVIPAARRMPVETLRQITALAAAGATVIVQQLPEDVPGYGRLEERRAAFRQLLAALGKTRATVVGRTEPDALLAAPAFAQQVRREPIVDAGVSFIRRRTDAGHDYFFANLSATPLDGWVTLGVAAEDAFILDPLTGRSGRAALRAEAGHAAVHLQLARGETLILRTSARRQTDALAWSYLAPAGEGVALSGTWQINFTRGGPALPAPIRTTELKSWTELGDAEAQRFAGTAHYRLEFDLPADVRADDWQLDLGDVRETARVRLNGRDAGLAWSLPFHLRVGEFLRPGRNLLEIEVTNLAANRIRDLDRRGVTWRIMHEINYVDIRYKPFDASNWDLAPSGLLGPVRLVPLTKLAPR; encoded by the coding sequence ATGAAAGCTCGTCTCGCGCTCGGCTGTTTCGCCCTGTTCGCCTCCACCCTCCCGTTCGCGTTTGCCGCGCCGCTCGACTCCTGGCCCGAGCCCACGCGGGAGAACAAGCCGTGGGTCCGCTGGTGGTGGCCGGGCAACGCCGTCGACGAGCCAAACCTCACGCGCGAACTGGAATCGTTCGCCGCGGCCGGCCTCGGCGGCGTCGAGATCACGCCCATCTACGGCGCGCGCGGCTACGAGGCGCGCTACGTCGACTTCCTCTCGCCCCGCTGGCTGCAGCTCGTCGAACACACCGGCCGCGAGGCGAAGCGCCTCGGCCTCGGTGTCGACATGGCCACCGGCACCGGCTGGCCGTTCGGCGGTCCGGGAGTTTCCCTCGTCGATGCCGCGCAAAAACTCGTGCTCAAGGACAACCGCCTCGCCGGCGAACCCACCGGCATGCAGGTGAAGCGCGCCGCGCCCGGCGGCGCCGGCAATGTCGTCGATCCCTTTTCCACCGCCGCGCTCGACCGCTACCTCGCGCCGTTCGGCGCGGCCTTTGCGCAATTTCCGCGGGAGCTCCTGCGCGGCCAGTTCCACGACTCCTTCGAATACTACAGCGCCAGCTGGACACCCGCCGTCGCCGAGCGCTTTCGCGCCATGCACGGCTACGACGCGAACGACTTCGCGGCCGAATTGCTCGACCAGAAACCATGCGCGCCCGACCAGCTCGCGCGCCTCAAGGCCGACTACCGCGCCACGCTCGCGCAACTCCACCTCGAGTATCTCCAGGCCTGGTCCAAGTGGTCGCACGAGCGCGGCTGGGTTATCCGCAACCAATCCCACGGCGCGCCCGCCAACCTGCTCGATCTCTACGCAACGGCCGACATCCCCGAGACCGAGGTCTTCGGCTCGACGCCGTTTCCGATCCCCGGATTGCGCCGTGTCGTCGCCGAGCTGCGCAACGACCAGGACCTCCCCGATTCGCTCGTCATCCGCGTCGCCTCCTCCGCCGCGCACGTCGCCGGCCGCAAACTCGTGTCGAGCGAGACGCTCACCTGGCTGCGCGAGCACTGGAAGGAAGCGCCCTCGATGATGAAGCCCGAGATCGACCGTCTGTTCGTCGATGGCGTCAACCATATCGTCTATCACGGCACGGCCTACTCGCCCGCCGACGCACCGTGGCCCGGCTGGCTCTTCTACGCCTCCACCGAGTTCAACGACCGCAATCCGCTCTGGCCCGACCTCGCCGGGCTCAACACCTACGTTGCCCGCGTGCAGTCGGTCCTCCAGGCCGGCGCGCCCGACACCGACGTGCTGCTCTACTGGCCGGTGCACGACGTGTGGCACGATGCCGGCAAACTCATCAACCAACTCGGCGTGCACGACGTGAGCTGGCTGGGCAAATCGCCGACCGGCCAGCTCGCTCAGGCGTTTCAACGGCACGGCGTCATGTTCGACTACATCTCCGACGCGCAGCTCGCCGCGACCACCACCGCCGAGGGAAATAACCACCTCCTCCGCACCCCCGGCGGCAACACGAGCCGCGTGCTCGTCATCCCCGCCGCTCGCCGCATGCCGGTGGAAACCTTGCGCCAAATCACCGCCCTCGCCGCCGCCGGCGCGACCGTGATCGTGCAACAGCTCCCCGAAGACGTTCCCGGCTACGGCCGTCTGGAAGAGCGCCGCGCCGCGTTCCGGCAACTGCTCGCCGCCCTCGGGAAAACGCGCGCCACTGTCGTCGGCCGCACCGAACCCGACGCGCTGCTCGCCGCGCCTGCTTTCGCGCAGCAAGTGCGTCGCGAACCGATCGTGGACGCGGGTGTGAGCTTCATCCGCCGCCGCACCGACGCAGGCCACGACTACTTCTTCGCCAATCTCAGCGCCACACCGCTCGATGGCTGGGTCACGCTCGGCGTTGCCGCCGAAGACGCGTTCATCCTCGACCCGCTGACCGGTCGCTCCGGCCGCGCGGCGCTCCGCGCCGAGGCGGGACACGCCGCCGTCCATCTCCAGCTGGCCCGCGGCGAAACGCTCATCCTCCGCACGAGCGCGCGCCGCCAAACTGATGCGCTCGCGTGGAGCTACCTCGCACCCGCCGGCGAAGGCGTCGCGCTCTCCGGCACCTGGCAGATCAACTTCACGCGTGGCGGCCCCGCGCTTCCCGCGCCGATCCGCACCACCGAGCTGAAGTCCTGGACCGAACTCGGCGACGCCGAGGCGCAACGCTTCGCCGGCACCGCGCACTATCGTCTCGAATTCGACCTGCCCGCCGATGTGCGCGCCGACGACTGGCAACTCGACCTCGGCGACGTCCGCGAGACCGCTCGCGTCCGCCTCAACGGCCGCGACGCCGGCCTCGCGTGGTCGCTGCCGTTCCACCTCCGCGTTGGCGAATTTCTCCGTCCGGGTCGCAACCTCCTCGAAATCGAGGTCACCAACCTCGCCGCCAATCGCATCCGCGACCTCGATCGCCGCGGCGTCACTTGGCGAATCATGCACGAAATCAATTACGTCGACATCCGCTACAAGCCCTTCGACGCCTCGAACTGGGATCTTGCCCCCTCCGGCCTGCTCGGTCCCGTGCGCCTCGTGCCGCTGACCAAGCTGGCACCCCGCTGA
- the htpG gene encoding molecular chaperone HtpG, producing MSNTTPQKFEFQAEIKQLLDIVIHSLYTEKEIFVRELVSNASDALEKLRHLQLTEKDIHDDAQPLEIAITTDDKAKTVTIQDYGLGMTREELIQNLGTIAHSGSKQFLKALGESGAKNSNLIGQFGVGFYSAFMVAKSVKVYSHSWKKDAPGHVWTSDGSGSYEVEEVADQRRGAKIVVELKDDCADFAQDWKLKEILTRYSAFVGFPITLNGEKITTVQALWLRNKSEIKDEEYTEFYKFQAHAHDEPRYRLHFNADAPLTINALVFVPQENTEKLGFSRLEPAVALYCRKVLIDAKPKDLLPEWLRFLKGVIDSEDLPLNISRETMQDKALLDKLGKVITKRFLKLLEEEATQRTDAYNEFYAQFGIFLKEGAALDFTHKDQLVKLLRWESSLTEKGKTTSLADYVSRMKDGQKEIYYLVAPNREAIESGPYLEGFKARNLEVLFCYEAVDEYVFNNVREFDGKKFLSADHSDVKLDDVPQTGEALSESDVKDLAAWLKESLGAQVADVKSSDRLVGSPALATNADKFASPMMRRMMKAMKKPGEADEPVKVNLEINPRHAVIKKLHAMRTADADKAELVAEQLLDNALIAAGLLEDPSRMVARLNKLLESV from the coding sequence ATGTCCAACACCACTCCGCAAAAATTCGAGTTCCAGGCCGAGATCAAGCAGCTGCTCGATATCGTCATCCACTCGCTCTACACGGAGAAGGAAATCTTCGTGCGCGAACTCGTGTCCAATGCCTCCGACGCGCTCGAAAAGCTCCGCCATCTCCAGCTGACCGAGAAGGACATCCACGACGACGCCCAGCCGCTCGAAATCGCCATCACCACCGACGACAAGGCCAAGACCGTCACCATCCAGGACTACGGCCTCGGCATGACGCGCGAGGAACTCATCCAAAACCTCGGCACCATCGCCCACTCCGGCTCCAAGCAGTTCCTCAAGGCCCTCGGCGAGTCCGGCGCGAAGAACTCCAACCTCATCGGCCAGTTCGGCGTCGGCTTCTACAGCGCGTTCATGGTCGCGAAGTCCGTGAAGGTTTACTCGCACTCCTGGAAAAAAGACGCGCCCGGCCACGTCTGGACCAGCGACGGCTCGGGCAGCTACGAGGTCGAGGAAGTCGCCGACCAGCGCCGCGGCGCCAAGATCGTCGTCGAGCTGAAGGACGACTGCGCCGACTTCGCCCAGGACTGGAAGCTCAAGGAAATCCTCACGCGCTACAGCGCGTTCGTCGGCTTCCCCATCACGCTCAACGGCGAGAAGATCACCACCGTCCAAGCGCTCTGGCTCCGTAACAAGTCCGAGATCAAGGACGAGGAATACACCGAGTTCTACAAGTTCCAGGCCCACGCCCACGACGAGCCGCGCTATCGCCTGCACTTCAACGCCGACGCGCCGCTCACGATCAACGCCCTCGTCTTCGTGCCGCAGGAGAACACCGAGAAACTCGGCTTTTCGCGCCTCGAGCCCGCCGTCGCGCTCTACTGCCGCAAGGTCCTCATCGACGCCAAGCCGAAGGACCTGCTCCCCGAGTGGCTGCGCTTCCTCAAGGGCGTGATCGACAGCGAAGATCTCCCGCTGAACATCTCGCGAGAGACGATGCAGGACAAGGCCCTGCTCGACAAACTCGGCAAGGTCATCACCAAGCGCTTCCTCAAACTCCTCGAAGAAGAAGCCACGCAGCGCACCGACGCCTACAACGAGTTCTACGCCCAGTTCGGCATTTTCCTCAAGGAAGGCGCCGCGCTCGACTTCACGCACAAGGACCAGCTCGTGAAGCTGCTCCGCTGGGAGTCGTCGCTCACCGAGAAGGGCAAGACCACGTCGCTCGCCGACTACGTCTCGCGCATGAAGGACGGCCAAAAGGAAATCTATTACCTCGTCGCCCCGAACCGCGAAGCGATCGAGTCCGGCCCGTATCTCGAAGGCTTCAAGGCCCGCAACCTCGAGGTGCTCTTCTGCTACGAGGCGGTGGACGAATACGTCTTCAACAACGTCCGCGAATTCGACGGGAAGAAATTCCTCTCCGCCGACCACAGCGACGTGAAGCTCGACGACGTCCCGCAGACCGGCGAAGCCCTCAGCGAGTCCGACGTGAAGGACCTCGCCGCGTGGCTCAAGGAATCGCTCGGCGCCCAAGTCGCCGACGTGAAGTCCTCCGACCGTCTCGTCGGCTCGCCCGCGCTCGCGACCAACGCCGACAAATTCGCCTCGCCGATGATGCGCCGCATGATGAAGGCGATGAAAAAGCCCGGCGAAGCCGACGAGCCCGTGAAGGTGAACCTCGAGATCAACCCGCGCCACGCGGTGATCAAGAAACTCCACGCAATGCGCACCGCCGACGCCGACAAGGCCGAACTCGTCGCCGAACAGCTCCTCGACAACGCGCTCATCGCCGCCGGCCTCCTCGAAGACCCGAGCCGCATGGTCGCGCGCCTGAACAAGCTCCTCGAAAGCGTCTGA
- a CDS encoding FAD-binding monooxygenase: MPQSDSSPSALPDEIVQSIAISNATAIGSQPAILANLALANEILNANLQQQAQITQQQAVNLLTLAVVAKSVATILRDRPADGAASANDIKDLLGVLQSLRPTPPAAPAS; this comes from the coding sequence ATGCCCCAGTCCGACTCCTCCCCGAGCGCGCTGCCCGACGAAATCGTCCAAAGCATCGCGATCTCGAACGCCACCGCGATCGGATCCCAGCCGGCGATCCTGGCCAATCTGGCCCTCGCCAACGAAATCCTGAACGCAAACCTGCAACAGCAGGCGCAGATCACCCAACAGCAAGCGGTGAATCTGCTCACGCTCGCCGTCGTCGCCAAATCCGTCGCCACGATTCTGCGCGACCGCCCCGCCGACGGCGCTGCTTCCGCCAACGACATCAAGGACCTGCTTGGCGTCCTGCAGTCGCTGCGTCCCACGCCGCCGGCCGCCCCGGCGTCCTGA
- a CDS encoding sigma-70 family RNA polymerase sigma factor, giving the protein MNPGDPSPSSPTEPRTPNELLAVVYEELRRLAAAKLAREAKGQTLQATALVHEAWLRLGADAQPAWANRAHFFAAAAECMRRILIDRARRKRAVRHGGDLVRVNADETGFDLIATAVDDEEMLLVSEALDRLAAIDPRKAELVKQKYFIGLSLEEAADLLGISHSTAHRDWAYARSWLFAELKRLRA; this is encoded by the coding sequence GTGAACCCCGGGGACCCCAGCCCTTCCTCACCGACGGAGCCGCGCACGCCGAACGAGCTGCTGGCGGTCGTCTACGAGGAGTTGCGCCGACTGGCCGCCGCAAAACTGGCGCGCGAGGCCAAGGGACAAACCCTGCAGGCCACCGCGCTCGTGCATGAAGCGTGGCTGCGGCTCGGCGCGGACGCCCAACCCGCGTGGGCCAATCGCGCGCACTTCTTCGCCGCCGCCGCCGAGTGCATGCGCCGCATCCTCATCGACCGCGCGCGCCGCAAACGCGCCGTGCGCCACGGCGGCGACCTCGTCCGCGTGAACGCCGACGAAACCGGCTTCGACCTCATCGCCACCGCGGTGGACGACGAGGAAATGCTGCTCGTGAGCGAAGCCCTCGATCGCCTCGCGGCCATCGACCCGCGCAAGGCGGAGCTGGTGAAACAGAAATACTTCATCGGCCTCTCGCTCGAGGAGGCCGCCGATCTGCTCGGCATCTCGCACAGCACCGCGCACCGCGATTGGGCCTACGCCCGCTCGTGGCTGTTCGCCGAGCTCAAACGCCTCCGCGCCTGA
- a CDS encoding rod shape-determining protein, with protein sequence MTTATAPVEKKVPAAAIPANADRPAESAAPRRMGERRRLLVGFDLGTNASCVLAGPAETRDTTVSKVIPSVVGYAREGLVDGIIAGNATTLIGEEALNHRLQLRMVAPLEDGIIAHRDAARDFIQRLRAVVDPAGGAEIRAVVGVPANAGDPAREDIRACAAGVFDRILLIPEPFLAALGFRDDSRLGQPNYLDPVTNSLFVDIGGGTSDLCLIQGFFPTAEDQISIPFAGDAIDKIIEDELERIYPNNGLTRGTIRAIKEEHSYVGPIRKPIDVKVLIGGKAHTLDLGEIVGRACNRLLDKIYPALTTLIARAPSDSVAQLLQNIVVTGGGSRIRGIDTVLQEKLAKDGFEEPKVRLAGLDFKRYVAVGALKAARGARDDQWQHLLA encoded by the coding sequence ATGACCACTGCCACTGCTCCCGTAGAAAAGAAGGTTCCCGCGGCCGCCATTCCCGCCAATGCCGATCGTCCCGCCGAGAGCGCGGCGCCACGGCGAATGGGTGAACGCCGACGGCTGCTCGTCGGTTTCGATCTCGGCACGAACGCGTCCTGCGTGCTGGCCGGGCCGGCCGAGACCCGCGACACCACCGTCAGCAAAGTCATCCCTTCCGTCGTGGGCTACGCCCGCGAGGGTTTGGTGGACGGCATCATCGCCGGCAACGCCACGACGTTGATCGGCGAGGAAGCGCTCAATCACCGCCTGCAGCTGCGAATGGTCGCGCCGCTCGAGGACGGGATCATCGCGCATCGCGACGCCGCGCGGGATTTCATCCAGCGCCTCCGCGCCGTGGTCGACCCTGCGGGCGGGGCGGAGATTCGCGCCGTCGTCGGCGTGCCGGCCAATGCCGGCGATCCGGCGCGCGAGGACATCCGGGCCTGTGCGGCGGGCGTGTTTGATCGCATCCTGTTGATTCCCGAGCCGTTTCTTGCCGCGCTCGGCTTTCGCGACGATTCGCGCCTCGGCCAGCCGAACTACCTCGATCCGGTGACGAACTCGCTGTTCGTCGACATCGGTGGCGGCACGAGCGACCTCTGCCTGATCCAGGGCTTTTTCCCGACGGCGGAGGATCAGATCAGCATTCCCTTTGCGGGCGACGCCATCGACAAGATCATCGAGGACGAGCTCGAGCGCATCTATCCCAACAACGGCCTCACGCGCGGGACGATTCGCGCGATCAAGGAGGAGCACTCCTATGTCGGTCCCATCCGCAAGCCGATCGACGTGAAAGTGCTGATCGGCGGCAAGGCGCACACGCTCGATCTCGGCGAGATTGTCGGCCGCGCCTGCAACCGGCTGCTCGACAAAATCTATCCGGCGCTCACGACGCTCATCGCCCGCGCGCCGTCCGACTCGGTTGCGCAATTGCTGCAGAACATCGTCGTCACCGGCGGCGGCAGCCGGATTCGCGGCATCGACACGGTCCTGCAGGAGAAGCTCGCGAAAGATGGCTTCGAGGAGCCGAAGGTCCGGCTCGCGGGCCTGGACTTCAAGCGCTACGTCGCGGTCGGCGCGCTGAAAGCCGCGCGCGGCGCGCGCGACGACCAGTGGCAGCACCTGCTGGCCTGA
- a CDS encoding serine/threonine protein kinase: MTREEQLFNEALALPPADRAAFVARACAGDEPLHRRLAELLDAYASSDDFLAAPALLPPPGLIEEKPGDVLGRYTLVSKLGEGGCGSVYLAEQHEPVRRHVALKVIKLGMDTREVIARFEAERQALALMDHPNIARVFDAGATAAGRPYFVMEFVDGVPITQFCDTQQLAVPERLDLFARLCLALQHAHQKGIIHRDLKPSNILVTLVDGVPTPKIIDFGIAKATQGKLTAHTLVTRFEQMIGTPVYMSPEQADLRDTDIDTRSDIYSLGVLLYELLAGRPPFDPQSLLQAGVAEVRRIIRETDPPRPSAAVSTLADADRTTVAQRRRASPARLPSALRGDLDWIVMRCLEKQRDRRYGTAEELGRDIRRHLSREPVTARPPSALYRTRKFISRHRLACASAAALTVALLAGATVSTWQAIRATRAEHEARLAQSDAQRRQEQAEAILGFMLGDFRAELKKLGRLSLLDGVGDKAMAHFAALTPGDQTDNALLQHATALSQIGEIRLDQARFADAEAAFVAAHDRASTLATRRPGNGDMIFARSQVEYWLGVTRRKKGDLPGASRWLTAYRDSALRLVALDPTRSAWQIELGFGHHSLAVLEMDRGNYAAARAGFLAELAILERESAAKPGGGDTALRYNIADVHSWLGSAAERSGDFGEARARYEDQVRRIEELLQAEPDNVRWSVRLADALGFKAELALHTQRVTDSQASNRRAFALIAAQCAKDPANRTWQRIALAIRLREVALLRARGEVEGASVAANSARNALEKLVLLEPSSREFAVLLLRARHWDAELGAALGQRDAGATMGKAIELGEWLIGLELVNGTGFGEFLTTCQAAASLSEQAGDTAQATALRQRAVAVAAPYLDQSRDWRLLDPAARALSGLGRNEEARALVARLSRSGYVPPSPWPAALLP, from the coding sequence GTGACCCGAGAAGAGCAACTCTTCAACGAAGCCCTTGCCCTGCCCCCGGCCGACCGCGCCGCGTTCGTCGCACGCGCCTGCGCCGGCGACGAGCCGTTGCACCGGCGACTCGCCGAGCTGCTCGACGCCTACGCGTCGTCGGACGACTTTCTCGCCGCGCCGGCGCTCCTGCCTCCGCCCGGCCTGATCGAGGAGAAGCCCGGCGACGTCCTCGGCCGCTACACGCTGGTCAGCAAACTCGGCGAGGGCGGCTGCGGCTCGGTCTACCTCGCCGAGCAGCACGAACCCGTCCGCCGACACGTGGCCCTCAAGGTCATCAAACTCGGCATGGATACGCGCGAGGTCATCGCCCGCTTCGAAGCGGAGCGACAGGCGCTCGCGTTGATGGATCACCCGAACATCGCGCGCGTCTTCGATGCCGGCGCCACTGCCGCCGGCCGGCCGTATTTCGTGATGGAATTCGTCGACGGCGTGCCGATCACGCAGTTTTGCGACACGCAACAACTCGCCGTGCCCGAGCGGCTCGACCTGTTCGCGCGCCTCTGCCTCGCGCTCCAGCACGCGCACCAGAAGGGCATCATCCATCGCGACCTTAAGCCGTCCAACATCCTCGTCACGCTCGTGGACGGCGTGCCCACGCCCAAGATCATCGACTTCGGCATCGCCAAAGCCACGCAGGGCAAACTCACCGCGCACACGCTCGTCACCCGCTTCGAGCAGATGATCGGCACGCCGGTCTACATGAGCCCCGAGCAGGCCGACCTGCGCGATACCGACATCGACACGCGCAGCGACATCTACTCGCTCGGCGTCCTTCTCTACGAACTGCTCGCCGGCCGCCCGCCCTTCGATCCGCAGTCGCTCCTCCAAGCCGGCGTCGCCGAGGTCCGCCGCATCATCCGCGAAACCGATCCGCCGCGGCCCTCCGCCGCCGTTTCCACGCTCGCCGACGCCGACCGCACCACCGTCGCGCAACGCCGCCGCGCCTCGCCCGCCCGCCTGCCGTCCGCCCTCCGCGGCGACCTCGACTGGATCGTCATGCGCTGCCTCGAGAAACAGCGCGACCGTCGCTACGGCACCGCCGAGGAACTCGGCCGCGACATCCGGCGCCACCTCAGCCGCGAGCCCGTCACCGCGCGCCCACCCAGTGCGCTTTATCGCACCCGGAAATTCATCTCCCGCCACCGCCTCGCCTGCGCCAGCGCCGCTGCCCTCACTGTCGCCCTGCTCGCCGGCGCCACCGTCAGCACGTGGCAAGCGATCCGCGCCACCCGCGCCGAACACGAAGCCCGCCTCGCCCAATCCGATGCCCAACGCCGACAAGAGCAGGCCGAGGCGATCCTCGGTTTCATGCTCGGCGATTTTCGCGCCGAGCTGAAGAAACTCGGCCGCCTGTCGTTGCTCGATGGTGTCGGCGACAAGGCCATGGCGCACTTCGCCGCGCTCACGCCGGGTGACCAGACCGACAACGCGCTGCTCCAGCACGCAACCGCACTTTCGCAGATCGGGGAAATCCGCCTCGACCAAGCGCGCTTCGCCGACGCCGAGGCGGCCTTCGTCGCCGCCCACGATCGCGCCTCAACCTTGGCGACTCGCCGTCCCGGCAACGGCGACATGATCTTCGCCCGCAGCCAGGTGGAATACTGGCTCGGCGTCACCCGCCGCAAGAAGGGCGATTTGCCCGGCGCCAGCCGCTGGCTCACCGCCTATCGCGACAGCGCCCTCCGACTTGTCGCCCTCGATCCCACGAGATCCGCGTGGCAAATCGAGCTCGGCTTCGGCCACCACAGTCTCGCGGTGCTCGAGATGGATCGCGGCAACTACGCAGCCGCGCGCGCCGGCTTCCTCGCCGAGTTGGCCATCTTGGAGCGCGAAAGCGCCGCCAAGCCGGGCGGCGGCGACACCGCGTTGCGCTACAACATCGCGGACGTGCACTCTTGGCTCGGTTCAGCCGCCGAGCGCAGCGGCGACTTTGGTGAAGCGCGCGCACGTTACGAAGATCAGGTGCGACGGATCGAAGAGCTTCTGCAAGCCGAGCCAGACAACGTGCGCTGGTCGGTGCGATTGGCCGATGCGCTTGGATTCAAGGCCGAACTCGCATTGCACACACAACGCGTGACTGATTCCCAAGCTTCAAATCGAAGAGCCTTTGCGTTGATCGCTGCGCAGTGCGCAAAGGACCCTGCAAATCGCACGTGGCAGAGAATAGCGCTAGCCATTCGTCTCCGCGAGGTGGCGCTGCTGCGAGCACGAGGCGAGGTTGAGGGCGCGAGCGTAGCGGCGAACTCTGCACGCAACGCGCTGGAGAAACTCGTGCTGCTAGAGCCCTCATCGCGCGAGTTCGCAGTGTTGCTGCTGCGGGCGCGACATTGGGACGCGGAACTCGGTGCCGCGCTTGGCCAGCGCGATGCCGGCGCGACCATGGGCAAGGCCATCGAACTCGGCGAGTGGCTCATCGGATTGGAGCTGGTGAATGGCACCGGATTTGGCGAGTTCCTGACCACGTGTCAGGCCGCCGCTTCGCTGAGCGAGCAGGCGGGAGATACGGCCCAAGCGACGGCTCTTCGGCAACGCGCCGTCGCGGTCGCGGCCCCGTATTTGGATCAAAGCCGCGATTGGCGCCTGCTCGACCCCGCTGCCCGAGCCCTCTCGGGGCTCGGCCGCAACGAAGAAGCGCGCGCCTTGGTCGCGCGCCTTTCGCGCTCCGGCTACGTGCCGCCGTCGCCTTGGCCGGCCGCGCTGCTCCCGTGA
- a CDS encoding R body protein, which yields MLSNLAYSNAIANTNLSQQNAVANQQAMNELGISIVGKTVNKVSDLGPLEARSAVDVLTDNALADEIASLRAVIQTFTQKPQS from the coding sequence ATGCTCTCGAACCTCGCGTATTCGAACGCCATCGCAAACACCAACCTCTCGCAGCAAAACGCCGTCGCCAATCAACAGGCGATGAACGAGCTCGGCATCTCGATCGTCGGCAAGACGGTGAACAAGGTCTCCGATCTCGGGCCGCTCGAAGCGCGCTCCGCCGTCGATGTCCTGACGGACAACGCGCTGGCCGACGAAATCGCGTCCCTGCGCGCCGTTATCCAAACGTTCACGCAAAAGCCCCAATCGTGA